The Chthoniobacterales bacterium genomic interval TGAAGCTCCTCAACGGCGGTCGCGACAAGTGGATCGCCGAGGGCCGCGAGACGACTCGCGAGGTGCCAAAGCCCGCGGCGACGGAGTATCCCGTGCCGCCGAAGCGCTATGACGACGAGATTCGCGCGTTCTACGAGGATACGCTCGCGCAGAGCAAGGCCGGCAAGCCGCTCATCGACGTGCGTTCGCCCGGAGAATTCAGCGGCGAGGTCACGCACATGCCCGAGTATCCGCAGGAAGGCGTGCTGCGCGGCGGCCACGTCCCCGGTGCGAAGAGCGTGCCGTGGAAAAAGGCGGCAAACGACGACGCGACGTTCAAGAGCGCGGACGAGCTGCGCGAGATTTACGAGGTCGGCGCGGGATTGAAGCCCGGTGACGATGTCGTGGCCTACTGCCGCATTGGCGAGCGCTCGAGCCACACGTGGTTCGTGCTCACCTACCTGCTCGGCTACCCGAACGTGCGCAACTACGAC includes:
- a CDS encoding sulfurtransferase; this encodes MSSYAHPEALVSTEWLAEHLNDPDIRIVESNEDVLLYSTGHIPGAVHIDWRGDLQDQTVRDYISPEDFAALAARNGIGKDTTVVFYGDKSNWWAAYALWAFRLFGHDKVKLLNGGRDKWIAEGRETTREVPKPAATEYPVPPKRYDDEIRAFYEDTLAQSKAGKPLIDVRSPGEFSGEVTHMPEYPQEGVLRGGHVPGAKSVPWKKAANDDATFKSADELREIYEVGAGLKPGDDVVAYCRIGERSSHTWFVLTYLLGYPNVRNYDGSWTEWGNRVRSPIEKGA